The following proteins are encoded in a genomic region of Nocardioides conyzicola:
- a CDS encoding PH domain-containing protein, whose translation MPELREPSQRVSPRARLMWGTAALLESVVVLVILWVVGPENDWVPLPLWGVVAVGVVAAAYVVGMPPWRYRVHRWEVTDTAVYTQTGWWVRERRIAPMSRIQTVDHAEGLLAQVFGLATVTVTTASAAGALEIAGLERGRALALVEQLTVQADTVSGDAT comes from the coding sequence ATGCCCGAGCTGCGAGAGCCCAGCCAACGGGTGAGCCCGCGGGCGCGGCTGATGTGGGGCACGGCGGCACTCCTCGAGTCGGTCGTCGTACTCGTGATCCTGTGGGTGGTCGGGCCGGAGAACGACTGGGTGCCCCTCCCGCTCTGGGGAGTGGTGGCGGTCGGCGTCGTCGCGGCGGCGTACGTCGTCGGCATGCCGCCCTGGCGCTACCGGGTGCACCGCTGGGAGGTCACGGACACGGCCGTCTACACCCAGACCGGCTGGTGGGTCCGCGAGCGGCGGATCGCGCCGATGTCGCGGATCCAGACCGTCGACCACGCCGAGGGGCTGCTGGCCCAGGTCTTCGGCCTCGCCACCGTGACGGTCACCACCGCGTCGGCCGCCGGCGCCCTGGAGATCGCCGGCCTCGAGCGGGGCCGGGCCCTGGCGCTCGTCGAGCAGCTGACGGTGCAGGCCGACACGGTCTCGGGCGACGCCACGTGA
- a CDS encoding PH domain-containing protein, producing MTDGWQRLDPRMLLVYPVRELVRFLPVLIGLFVAGTASGRTDWWHGLGVVLPMALGVLRYFTTYFRITEARVELRRGLVNRHQLSTPLDRVRTVDITASLTHRALGLTTVRIGTGTASRDDEDQLDLDGLTATRARELRAELLSLGAASAAPDARPTDRVVLRFDPAWVRFAPLTTTGLALAGGAIGVTAQVVNTFGGFDRLDPDELVDSTAGWSAAMAVPIAIVLLLVAVSTLAIVGYVVTNWGFTLTHTGPERRGAWHLRRGLLTTRETTLDDDRVSGVTTAAPLGLRLAGGGRVSAIVTGLGGDSSGSSLLAPPAPRAVVERVAGEVLGTSAPLDAPLTTHGPRAVRRRYSRALVPTAVVVAAAVLLVGLDTISVWSLAVLLALPAAALVARDRAAALGHALVDGHVVARSGSLDRRRDALAVAGVIGWNLRSSWFQRRAGLTTLVATTAGGRQSVTVLDVPEGAAVDLAYAAMPDLVAQFLVSPETNRTAFARLDL from the coding sequence GTGACCGACGGCTGGCAGCGGCTCGACCCGCGGATGCTGCTCGTCTACCCGGTCCGCGAGCTGGTGCGGTTCCTGCCCGTGCTGATCGGCCTCTTCGTCGCCGGCACCGCATCGGGACGCACCGACTGGTGGCACGGCCTCGGCGTCGTCCTCCCGATGGCGCTCGGCGTGCTGCGCTACTTCACGACGTACTTCCGGATCACCGAGGCCCGGGTCGAGCTGCGCCGCGGCCTCGTCAACCGGCACCAGCTCTCCACGCCCCTGGACCGGGTGCGGACCGTGGACATCACCGCCTCCCTGACCCATCGGGCGCTCGGCCTTACGACGGTCCGGATCGGCACCGGCACCGCCTCCCGGGACGACGAGGACCAGCTGGACCTCGACGGCCTGACGGCGACCCGAGCCCGCGAGCTCCGCGCCGAGCTCCTCAGCCTCGGGGCCGCCTCCGCGGCACCCGATGCCCGTCCCACCGACCGGGTGGTGCTCCGCTTCGACCCGGCGTGGGTGCGGTTCGCTCCCCTGACGACGACCGGGCTGGCCCTCGCGGGCGGCGCGATCGGCGTCACGGCGCAGGTCGTCAACACGTTCGGCGGGTTCGACCGCCTCGACCCCGACGAGCTGGTCGACAGCACCGCCGGCTGGTCCGCGGCCATGGCCGTCCCGATCGCGATCGTGCTGCTGCTGGTGGCGGTCTCGACGCTCGCGATCGTCGGGTACGTCGTCACCAACTGGGGCTTCACGCTGACCCACACCGGCCCCGAGCGCCGCGGGGCGTGGCACCTGCGTCGCGGCCTGCTGACGACCCGCGAGACGACGCTCGACGACGACCGCGTCAGTGGGGTGACCACCGCCGCTCCGCTCGGCCTGCGCCTGGCCGGCGGCGGCCGGGTCTCGGCGATCGTGACCGGGCTGGGTGGCGACTCGTCCGGCAGCTCCCTGCTGGCCCCGCCCGCACCGCGCGCGGTGGTCGAGCGCGTGGCGGGTGAGGTGCTCGGCACCTCCGCGCCGCTCGACGCCCCGCTGACCACGCACGGTCCGCGGGCCGTGCGCCGCCGCTACTCGCGCGCCCTGGTCCCCACGGCGGTCGTGGTGGCCGCCGCCGTGCTGCTGGTCGGCCTCGACACGATCTCCGTCTGGTCGCTGGCGGTCCTCCTCGCGCTCCCTGCTGCCGCCCTGGTGGCCCGCGACCGCGCGGCCGCCCTCGGCCACGCGCTGGTCGACGGGCACGTGGTCGCCCGCTCCGGCAGCCTCGACCGGCGCCGCGACGCCCTCGCGGTGGCTGGGGTCATCGGCTGGAACCTCCGGTCGAGCTGGTTCCAGCGCCGTGCGGGACTGACGACGCTGGTCGCGACGACCGCGGGCGGACGACAGTCGGTGACCGTGCTCGACGTACCCGAGGGTGCCGCCGTCGACCTGGCGTACGCCGCGATGCCGGACCTGGTGGCGCAGTTCCTCGTCTCGCCAGAGACGAACCGCACAGCGTTCGCGCGGCTGGACTTATAG
- a CDS encoding pyruvate carboxylase, protein MFSKVLVANRGEIAIRAFRAAYELDAKTVAVFPYEDRWSEHRLKADEAYEIGERGHPVRAYLDPEAIVAVAIKAGADAVYPGYGFLSENPALAEACANAGITFIGPTSTVLELTGNKARAIAAAKAAGVPTLASVEPSTDVDALVEAASALPYPLFVKAVAGGGGRGMRRVDDPKLLREAVETCMREGEAAFGDPTVFIEQAVVEPRHIEVQILADGAGNVIHLFERDCSVQRRHQKVVEIAPAPNLDPELRERMCADAVRFATEIGYRNAGTVEFLLDPDGNYVFIEMNPRIQVEHTVTEEVTDVDLVQSQMRIASGETLEDLGLSQDTIVLRGAALQCRITTEDPANNFRPDTGVITTYRSPGGGGVRVDGGTVYTGAEVSAHFDSMLAKLTCRGRTFEKAVEKARRAVAEFRIRGVSTNIPFLQAVLADPDFAAGHVTTSFIETHPQLMQARGSGDRGSKLLGFLADVTVNQPYGAAPVTLDPATKLPDVNLEVPAPSGSRQLLLDVGPEQFARLLREQDKVAVTDTTFRDAHQSLLATRVRTRDLLTVAGHVARTTPELWSLEAWGGATYDVALRFLSEDPWERLASLRQAVPNICLQMLLRGRNTVGYTPYPTDVTNAFVEEAAATGIDVFRIFDALNDVEQMRPAIEAVRATGTSVAEVALCYTGDLSNPDEDLYTLDYYLHLADKIVAAGAHVLAIKDMAGLLRVPAAHTLVTALRERFDLPVHLHTHDTPGGQLATLLAAIEAGVDAVDAATASMAGTTSQPPISSLVSATDHGPRETGLSLAAINALEPYWEATRRVYAPFESGLPAPTGRVYRHEIPGGQLSNLRQQAIALGLGEKFEQIEDMYAAANDILGRIPKVTPSSKVIGDLALALVGAGADPAEFAENPGKFDIPDSVVGFLNGELGDPPGGWPEPFRTKALEGRTHKPPMETLTAEQQEGLAGESPTRRRTLNELLFPGPTKEFTESRARYGDVSVLNTLDYLYGLRTGVEHAVELQEGKTLILGLQAISEPDERGFRTVMATINGQLRPVNVRDRNVASEVAAAEKADPGQPGHVAAPFQGVVTVVVEKGDRVEAGDTVATIEAMKMEASITAAISGTVERIALPGTQAVDGGDLVLVLA, encoded by the coding sequence ATGTTCTCCAAGGTGCTCGTTGCCAACCGCGGCGAGATCGCGATCCGGGCCTTCCGTGCGGCGTACGAGCTGGACGCGAAGACGGTCGCGGTCTTCCCCTACGAGGACCGCTGGTCCGAGCACCGGCTCAAGGCGGACGAGGCCTACGAGATCGGCGAGCGCGGGCACCCGGTGCGGGCCTACCTCGACCCCGAGGCGATCGTCGCGGTGGCCATCAAGGCCGGCGCCGACGCGGTCTACCCCGGCTACGGCTTCCTCTCCGAGAACCCCGCGCTGGCCGAGGCGTGCGCCAACGCCGGCATCACCTTCATCGGCCCGACCTCCACGGTGCTCGAGCTGACCGGCAACAAGGCGCGGGCGATCGCGGCGGCCAAGGCCGCCGGCGTCCCGACGCTCGCCAGCGTCGAGCCGTCCACCGACGTGGACGCGCTCGTCGAGGCGGCCTCAGCTCTGCCGTACCCGCTCTTCGTGAAGGCCGTCGCCGGCGGCGGTGGCCGCGGCATGCGGCGGGTCGACGACCCCAAGCTGCTGCGCGAGGCGGTCGAGACCTGCATGCGCGAGGGCGAGGCGGCCTTCGGCGACCCGACCGTCTTCATCGAGCAGGCCGTGGTCGAGCCGCGGCACATCGAGGTGCAGATCCTCGCGGACGGCGCGGGCAACGTGATCCACCTCTTCGAGCGCGACTGCTCGGTGCAGCGCCGGCACCAGAAGGTCGTCGAGATCGCGCCGGCGCCCAACCTGGACCCGGAGCTGCGGGAGCGGATGTGTGCCGACGCGGTGCGCTTCGCGACCGAGATCGGCTACCGCAACGCCGGCACGGTCGAGTTCCTCCTCGACCCGGACGGCAACTACGTCTTCATCGAGATGAACCCGCGCATCCAGGTCGAGCACACGGTGACCGAGGAGGTCACCGACGTCGACCTCGTGCAGTCCCAGATGCGGATCGCCTCCGGCGAGACCCTCGAGGACCTCGGCCTCTCCCAGGACACCATCGTGCTGCGGGGCGCCGCGCTGCAGTGCCGCATCACGACCGAGGACCCGGCCAACAACTTCCGCCCGGACACGGGCGTGATCACGACGTACCGCTCCCCCGGCGGCGGCGGGGTCCGCGTCGACGGCGGCACGGTCTACACCGGCGCCGAGGTGTCGGCCCACTTCGACTCGATGCTCGCCAAGCTCACCTGTCGCGGCCGCACGTTCGAGAAGGCGGTCGAGAAGGCCCGCCGGGCGGTGGCCGAGTTCCGCATCCGCGGCGTGTCCACCAACATCCCCTTCCTCCAGGCCGTGCTCGCCGACCCCGACTTCGCGGCCGGCCACGTCACGACCTCGTTCATCGAGACGCACCCGCAGCTGATGCAGGCGCGCGGCTCCGGCGACCGCGGCAGCAAGCTGCTCGGCTTCCTCGCCGACGTGACCGTCAACCAGCCGTACGGCGCCGCGCCCGTGACCCTCGACCCGGCGACCAAGCTCCCGGACGTCAACCTCGAGGTGCCCGCGCCGAGCGGCAGCCGCCAGCTCCTGCTCGACGTCGGCCCGGAGCAGTTCGCCCGGCTGCTGCGCGAGCAGGACAAGGTCGCCGTCACCGACACCACCTTCCGCGACGCCCACCAGTCGCTGCTGGCGACCCGGGTGCGCACCCGGGACCTGCTCACGGTCGCCGGTCACGTCGCGCGCACGACGCCGGAGCTCTGGTCGCTGGAGGCCTGGGGCGGCGCGACGTACGACGTGGCGCTGCGCTTCCTCTCCGAGGACCCGTGGGAGCGGCTGGCGTCGCTGCGCCAGGCCGTGCCCAACATCTGCTTGCAGATGCTGCTCCGCGGCCGCAACACGGTCGGCTACACGCCGTACCCCACCGACGTGACGAACGCCTTCGTCGAGGAGGCCGCGGCCACCGGGATCGACGTCTTCCGGATCTTCGACGCGCTCAACGACGTCGAGCAGATGCGCCCGGCGATCGAGGCGGTCCGGGCGACCGGGACGTCCGTCGCCGAGGTCGCGCTGTGCTACACCGGCGACCTGTCGAACCCCGACGAGGACCTCTACACGCTCGACTACTACCTGCACCTCGCCGACAAGATCGTGGCGGCCGGCGCGCACGTGCTCGCGATCAAGGACATGGCCGGCCTGCTGCGGGTGCCGGCCGCGCACACCCTGGTGACCGCGCTGCGCGAGCGCTTCGACCTGCCCGTCCACCTGCACACCCACGACACCCCCGGCGGGCAGCTCGCGACGCTGCTGGCCGCCATCGAGGCCGGCGTCGACGCGGTCGACGCCGCGACCGCGTCCATGGCCGGCACGACGTCCCAGCCGCCGATCTCCTCGTTGGTCTCCGCGACCGACCACGGCCCCCGCGAGACCGGGCTGTCGCTCGCCGCGATCAACGCGCTCGAGCCCTACTGGGAGGCGACCCGGCGGGTCTACGCGCCGTTCGAGTCCGGCCTGCCGGCGCCCACCGGTCGCGTCTACCGCCACGAGATCCCCGGCGGCCAGCTCTCCAACCTGCGCCAGCAGGCGATCGCGCTCGGCCTCGGCGAGAAGTTCGAGCAGATCGAGGACATGTACGCCGCCGCCAACGACATCCTCGGCCGGATCCCGAAGGTGACCCCGTCGTCGAAGGTGATCGGCGACCTGGCGCTCGCGCTGGTCGGCGCCGGCGCCGACCCGGCCGAGTTCGCCGAGAACCCCGGCAAGTTCGACATCCCGGACTCCGTCGTCGGCTTCCTCAACGGCGAGCTCGGTGACCCGCCCGGCGGCTGGCCGGAGCCCTTCCGCACCAAGGCGCTCGAGGGCCGCACGCACAAGCCGCCGATGGAGACCCTCACCGCCGAGCAGCAGGAAGGCCTGGCCGGCGAGAGCCCTACGCGTCGCCGTACGCTCAACGAGCTGCTGTTCCCCGGCCCGACGAAGGAGTTCACCGAGTCGCGGGCGCGGTACGGCGACGTGTCGGTGCTCAACACGCTCGACTACCTCTACGGGCTGCGCACCGGCGTCGAGCACGCCGTCGAGCTGCAGGAGGGCAAGACCCTCATCCTCGGCCTCCAGGCGATCAGCGAGCCCGACGAGCGCGGCTTCCGGACGGTCATGGCGACCATCAACGGGCAGCTGCGGCCGGTCAACGTGCGCGACCGCAACGTCGCCTCCGAGGTCGCTGCCGCGGAGAAGGCCGACCCCGGCCAGCCGGGCCACGTCGCCGCACCCTTCCAGGGCGTCGTGACCGTCGTCGTCGAGAAGGGCGACCGCGTCGAGGCCGGCGACACCGTGGCCACGATCGAGGCGATGAAGATGGAGGCCTCGATCACCGCGGCCATCTCCGGCACGGTCGAGCGGATCGCGCTCCCCGGCACCCAGGCCGTCGACGGCGGCGACCTGGTGCTGGTGCTGGCGTAA
- a CDS encoding XRE family transcriptional regulator has translation MASQPGIAVGARVRALRAERGLSLSALASAAGIGKGSLSELETGRRNPTLDTLYALAGPLGVPLASLVDFRDGAVVADEGFETVLLHTERTAATTSEVWLLRVRAGVTRSSPAHSAGVVEQLVVLAGACRVEYGDQEIDLGTGSHGAWPADVPHRYTATGDTDLRAINVIVTPA, from the coding sequence GTGGCGAGTCAACCGGGTATCGCCGTCGGCGCCCGGGTCCGGGCGCTCCGCGCCGAGCGCGGACTGTCGCTCTCCGCGCTCGCGTCCGCCGCCGGCATCGGCAAGGGCTCCCTCTCCGAGCTCGAGACCGGCCGCCGCAACCCGACCCTCGACACCCTCTACGCCCTCGCCGGCCCGCTCGGGGTGCCGCTCGCGTCGTTGGTCGACTTCCGGGACGGGGCGGTGGTCGCGGACGAGGGCTTCGAGACGGTGCTGCTGCACACCGAGCGGACCGCGGCGACGACCTCCGAGGTCTGGCTGCTCCGGGTCCGCGCGGGCGTGACGCGGTCCTCGCCGGCGCACTCCGCCGGCGTGGTCGAGCAGCTCGTCGTGCTGGCCGGCGCGTGCCGCGTCGAGTACGGCGACCAGGAGATCGACCTCGGCACGGGCAGCCACGGCGCGTGGCCGGCCGACGTACCGCACCGCTACACGGCGACCGGCGACACCGACCTGCGTGCCATCAACGTGATCGTCACCCCGGCCTGA
- a CDS encoding benzoate/H(+) symporter BenE family transporter gives MSQTTTTPHEGTPVVAGIVTAVVGSSSSFVVVLAGLTAVGASHAQAASGLLTLLVTQALGMLWLAIRHRTPITLAWSTPGAALLLSTGVVTGGWPAAVGAFLVSGLLIVVTGLVPALGALIARIPTSLARAMLAGVLLPICLEPVTGLADSPAYVGPVVLTWLVMHRISRRWAVPVSLAVALGVVIVSAGSSLAPGDLVPTLTWTTPHWTVAAVVSIAVPLYIVTMASQNVPGVAVTSSFGYQVPWRETMTVTGIGTLVGAPFGGHAINLAAITAAMTAGPMAGPDRSRRWIAAVSASVTYLVLALACGALTALVAAAPGDVMQAAAGLALLGTLAASLAGALADEDGREAAVVCFVIAASGVTILSVGAAFWALVAGLVLRPLLATRT, from the coding sequence ATGAGCCAGACCACGACGACACCGCACGAGGGCACCCCGGTCGTCGCCGGGATCGTCACGGCGGTCGTCGGGTCGAGCAGCTCCTTCGTCGTGGTGCTCGCCGGACTGACCGCCGTCGGCGCCAGCCACGCCCAGGCCGCGTCGGGTCTGCTGACCCTCCTCGTCACCCAGGCGCTCGGCATGCTCTGGCTCGCGATCCGGCACCGGACGCCGATCACCCTCGCGTGGTCGACCCCGGGCGCGGCGCTGCTGCTGTCGACCGGCGTCGTCACCGGCGGCTGGCCGGCCGCGGTCGGCGCCTTCCTCGTCAGCGGGCTGCTGATCGTCGTGACCGGCCTGGTGCCCGCGCTCGGCGCCCTGATCGCGCGCATCCCCACGTCGTTGGCGCGCGCGATGCTCGCCGGCGTCCTGCTGCCGATCTGCCTCGAGCCGGTGACCGGCCTGGCGGACTCCCCGGCGTACGTCGGTCCGGTGGTGCTCACCTGGCTCGTGATGCACCGGATCTCGCGGCGGTGGGCGGTCCCGGTGTCGCTCGCGGTCGCGCTGGGGGTGGTCATCGTGAGCGCGGGCTCCTCGCTCGCTCCCGGAGACCTCGTGCCGACGCTCACCTGGACCACGCCGCACTGGACGGTCGCGGCCGTCGTCAGCATCGCCGTACCGCTCTACATCGTCACGATGGCCTCGCAGAACGTGCCCGGTGTGGCGGTGACGTCGAGCTTCGGCTACCAGGTCCCGTGGCGGGAGACGATGACCGTGACCGGGATCGGCACGCTCGTCGGCGCCCCGTTCGGCGGTCACGCGATCAACCTCGCCGCGATCACCGCGGCCATGACCGCCGGGCCGATGGCCGGACCGGACCGCAGCCGACGTTGGATCGCGGCCGTGTCCGCGTCGGTGACCTACCTCGTCCTGGCGCTGGCGTGCGGAGCCCTGACCGCTCTGGTCGCCGCCGCTCCCGGCGACGTGATGCAGGCCGCGGCCGGGCTGGCGCTGCTCGGCACCCTCGCCGCGTCCCTGGCCGGCGCGCTCGCCGACGAGGACGGTCGGGAGGCCGCCGTGGTCTGCTTCGTGATCGCCGCGTCCGGCGTGACGATCCTCAGCGTCGGTGCGGCGTTCTGGGCGCTGGTCGCCGGCCTGGTGCTGCGACCGCTGCTCGCGACCCGGACCTGA
- a CDS encoding HAMP domain-containing sensor histidine kinase — protein MTAGPDAGDVLTRTVTQLSDADSLERVTEIVAGAVRSLMGAEGATFVLREDGHCFYADEDAIEPLWKGRRFPLGSCVSGWAMLNRQALAIPDIYVDERVPWDAYRPTFVKSLCMAPIRASDPVGALGAYWSEHHEPTRQEVRQLQVLANSTAVALENLELRGAIVRRIDERDDLAQRARELESAIHSLVHDLRSPLGAMMGYAELIAEEDLDEDKRRAFARTMVEAGNRMGDQIDRMLALYRVTNRDLEPAPVDLTALAREVGEGLVAREPERDVRLRVQDGLRAVADPTLTRMVLENLVGNAVKYTGRTEVAVIEVASGGSGAGLTTFFVRDNGAGFDPAEAARLFRPMTRLHAESDFPGTGLGLASVARIVERHGGSVSGEGRPGRGATFCFSLPSA, from the coding sequence ATGACGGCCGGTCCGGACGCGGGCGACGTACTGACGCGCACCGTGACACAGCTGTCGGACGCCGACAGCCTCGAGCGTGTCACCGAGATCGTCGCGGGCGCCGTGCGGAGCCTGATGGGCGCCGAGGGAGCGACGTTCGTGCTCCGCGAGGACGGCCACTGCTTCTACGCCGACGAGGACGCGATCGAGCCCCTCTGGAAGGGCCGGCGCTTCCCCCTCGGCTCCTGCGTGAGCGGCTGGGCGATGCTCAACCGACAGGCGCTGGCGATCCCGGACATCTACGTCGACGAGCGGGTGCCCTGGGACGCCTACCGGCCGACGTTCGTGAAGAGTCTCTGCATGGCGCCCATCCGCGCGTCCGACCCGGTCGGCGCGCTCGGCGCCTACTGGAGCGAGCACCACGAGCCCACCCGCCAGGAGGTCCGCCAGCTGCAGGTGCTGGCCAACAGCACCGCGGTCGCCCTGGAGAACCTGGAGCTGCGGGGCGCCATCGTCCGCCGCATCGACGAGCGGGACGACCTGGCCCAACGCGCCCGCGAGCTCGAGTCCGCGATCCACAGCCTGGTCCACGACCTGCGCAGTCCCCTGGGCGCGATGATGGGGTACGCCGAGCTCATCGCCGAGGAGGACCTCGACGAGGACAAGCGGCGTGCCTTCGCCCGCACGATGGTCGAGGCCGGCAACCGGATGGGCGACCAGATCGACCGGATGCTCGCGCTCTACCGCGTCACCAACCGCGACCTGGAGCCGGCGCCCGTGGACCTGACCGCGCTCGCCCGCGAGGTCGGCGAAGGACTGGTCGCCCGCGAGCCAGAGCGGGACGTCCGCCTCCGGGTCCAGGACGGGCTCCGCGCGGTCGCCGACCCGACGCTGACCCGGATGGTGCTCGAGAACCTCGTCGGCAACGCCGTGAAGTACACCGGGCGCACCGAGGTGGCGGTGATCGAGGTCGCGAGCGGCGGGTCCGGGGCCGGGCTGACGACCTTCTTCGTGCGCGACAACGGAGCCGGCTTCGACCCGGCCGAGGCGGCGCGCCTCTTCCGCCCGATGACGCGGCTGCACGCCGAGTCGGACTTCCCGGGCACCGGGCTCGGCCTGGCGTCGGTCGCACGCATCGTGGAACGGCACGGCGGGTCGGTCAGCGGCGAGGGTCGGCCCGGCCGCGGCGCGACGTTCTGCTTCAGCCTGCCGTCGGCCTGA